gcgtagccaccagtgtggaccacagatatcatgatatgtcaatctggattgaaaccagcaaaaaatgcagaaataaaacatcttccaaattaaccgttttccacctgaacacgaataGCGctgttgatgtagtatggccgtgtagccgcgtcgagctaCAGAAAGCGCGTGAAAAATGAAGcttcgtttatgtttaggtgagttaacatggattgagcctgcaatccaatcgaaaaaccagtacctggtcagcggtcaacttcaaaaaaccagctgacctcgatgagctctaagcttgagcccgcgatatggtcacgtgatgctGGTCAGCGGGTACTTTGttttgacaagtgtcaattgatcaaaacatgtaTGTCCaacatcaaagatgtatgctgtaaactagcatgatactggtcactggaggggtggacgtacggacgttcgacgacgtcatggctataaaactaAGATTtatcgcatcgatgggttaccatagagcgcttttcaaatgagtgtcgtaaaaccaaaaccaaagtaattacttcagtcaatcaaaaaggacggagacaattcgGTAAGCCAActgaaaactcgaagtaattacacgtagccgacacaaagcgtgggaaaatgtgcacacgcgagccatgattggttttggtttcacttctgattggttgaaaaagtggcgcgagaactttgaaccaatcactgagtgaagtaattatagaCCAATAGGAATTTTCAAAGCTCTTCTCCTCCACTTATCCCGAACCTTTCTTCCTGCTCTGGTGCCTCTGTATTTTCGCTTAACCACACAGTGATGGAAACCTTGAGGCTGTACATGTGGTGTTGGTTGGAGAGGGAGCGAGTTGAGAAGAAGAAGCTCTTGTCTCGAATAAACAAAACGTCTTGATTTGCATGGACAAAGCGAATTTGCGTAATGTGCTTCGCTTAATGTATTCTCCGAGGTCAGCAAACAAGATAAAATTTGTCTTTGTTATTAAGGCTTCGCTCGTCTAGAGTCCAGTTAGGTCCTGGGCTGCTTTCCCCGTCAATAGCAATTGTTAAATCCATGAAGAAAGGACGACACAAGTACGGATGTGCTGATGTGCGGATGTGCTGATCGAACGTGACAAACCGGTTAAAAGTCTGGACTTGTGCAACGATAAATAACTCGCTGGAGCTCGTCTCAGAATGCAGCAGCGTCTTAAGTTGTAGTAGCAACAGATATCTTTGCAGTTTTGCGAAGTTCCAATAAATAAAACGATAAAAAACACCGCAGCACTTATATACGTGGCAGCCACGATGGTGCCTTCACAATGCTtagtgcaaaattttggggggacaaacaaagggtattatggtatttttcataTTGGCTGAATAATTCACCAAAGTCAGTTTAAAATGGAGTGCCCATTTGTTCTTCCATAATTCCAAAAGCCGTTTTTAATAATCATTGATACTTTCTATTGTTGGATATATATACCTATACTGGATATGGTCCGATTTGTCCTCGAAAGTGCTCAACAGTAATGGAGCTTCGTCTAAAAAGAAAGTGGACTCGACTAGTTCTCGTTCATTTTATTCGACCGACAGAACTGTTTCGTGGGGGTGTTTCCTACTCGTCAGGATCTAGATGAGAACGCTACTTAGTTGGTTTATATAGATACGACAACCATAAACAATCGTTTAGTAATGAAGTATACAGCAAATATGTATGGCAGCTAAAGAAAGCCAAGGTAGACTACACGATCAGATGGAAAATCCTGGACAGGGCGCAGTCATACTCCAACGCAACTAaaagatgcaaattgtgcacTCTGAGAAGGTTCTACATCATATGCAAACGAGAGCTACCCACTATTACAAAAGATCAGAACTTgcgagtgggcgaccacgaaacaggcttgtagggatgaacttgtagtttatttgtttttttcttccgtatatatttcgctctacttctatgtattgagcactgttttacgaaaatcaagtttcacatgCCTATATATTTATAGactataataatgataatataatTACCTCCTtcaaggaggctcaaaccagttttaacactttcaataaactgtactatttggaaggattgaatctaccaaCCTTTTTCACTTAATGGTAGTTTTATGatgccatatgaaacaccaatagatACTTAACAAGATGCATTCATTAATGTGACAAAacgggttaccatggcaacacaagGGCCATCTAAAAGcagcctatattttgtctttaaatgcatatatctcaaaaacgaattaggtgacccccattttttattgctaaaGAGTGATTAGCATACTAGGAAAAAAcattctgcaaagtttaaaagaatcCTCTGGAGAAGACTCATAGCTACCTTCacaattgaaaaattttaaggtggctctgaacccgcaccagagaattttttaaactttgcagagagtttcgtcttagcctgctaatcacttttcagcaataaaaaatgggggtcaccgagttcggttttgagatataagcgctTCAAAACAATATggtgtttttagatggttcttttgctgcatggtaatttattacgtcacattaatatgcgcatcttgttaagcaattattggtgtttcatatggtaccataacattgccattaagtgaaacagcgttgtagaattaatgtaaagtaaagtaaccctatttaacgtcgataactcgtaacagtaattcaactgacaaacctgaggtcgacggtgcgctcattttactcccccctctccatcagtgctcccgttttacgggtatttaaagctactgagctacacggaaaggaaagaaatcgaaacaggacctcttgcaccaaggccgcgcactaaccgactgtgccatccttgctccttctttctaataacacattccctccaaattattgaaagctgtttgagccaccttaattcatTTACTACATGTTTTTTCTGCAAACACTAAATATTTGTAAATTGCGCTGAATGGCTTATTAAGTATGCGACTTGCAAGCGAAATCGTCAAACTCAAATATCGGTATCGTCACCCTTGAGCCCGTCGCATGCAAGCTAGTCCGAGTTCCCACCGTCACGCAATAAAACAAGTAGTTAGGTCCTGCCATTGATCTTGGCATCATGATGTCGCATTCACCTAACAAACCGAGCTAAGGTGCTTTGTAAATGACAAGAAGTCGGACTTCTGGTTCGAACGTCTGCGAACACCATTTTCTCGTTCCCGGGTACAACTTGATACTCAAGAGCCGCACATCTGGTGTTCCTGTAGGAGTCGTCGGGCTTCTTATCAACAACTCAATCAAATTCAAAGCCCTTACCAACTTACACCACCGAACTGGTATGGCTTGCCTTAAGCCCGCCCAACTTTCTACGGGATACACTAGATGTGGCACTGTGTGTAACACTTAAAACCAAACAGGTGCCAGTGATAATGCACTGCTAGACAATTTGATGTCCTCGCTCACGGCTGTGCAATTCTGGCTACGGAATTGCGTTGACGAGTGACTTCAATCGCCTGAAATCAGTCGCCTCTTGGTACAATTCaagttaaataaagttgtttgtgTACCTACCCCCTTATGGGggtcaccccctccccctcccccctcccctcctacTCCCGCGCAACACTAGTTCGTGCACGGTGATTTGCAGACACTCGCATCAGTCGCACAGTCGAATTAGGTAACTACTTGGGCTCTGTGGATTGGTCCAGACTTGATTCCTTCAGTGGTTGCGATAACAAACAAGCTTTGTCTACTTCTCGAGCTAGTGAAGATTGCAATGGGTGTTATTATGCCATTAAAGATTCGTTCCTCATCAAGGCTCGTCATTGGGCATTTGCGCCAGAAGATCTTGAGCGTTCCCGCCAACTACGAAATGATGTAAATCGTTATTTACTGTAAATAGTGAACGAACTATTTACCAttttatatccaacaagcgcgaatggaataattctTAAATATTTCGCCTTCCGCCAAAAATTACTAAAAAGTGCTTTTGCAAATCTCGCCCGAATTAACAGATCTAGACGGGGGTAAAGCTAGATTTAAATGTGTggtacttagctcttattaaccgagcaggaggtctgtatgggagaatctcgaccgaggtcaagattctcccatacagactgactaagctcggttaataagatgtttattatatggcaaacaagaacaatttaattcgtttaatgtaactggtttgtactaactgacattttgcttgcgaacggcgataagtggcgatgagctgaacttaattctgtcaaagtttgctcgtcaccctctcttttgtcatcatgctgtttggcacttccataaataaatattggtagaggaaaatactcaatatttttacattgtagtttgcatcttttcaccgcaaaacattaccggtctagatgccggtctagatgggaaaatctagaccgcggtcaatatcgattttagccaatcaaattcgtgaattttgtagttcccagtcctcgtgagacagagccatataataatataagaTATTGACCATGTTTCTCCTAGCTAGAGATGCAAAATCTATCTGGGAGGAACTCGGTCAATCATTTGCACAACGTCTGTTTTATGTCCTTTGTATTAAAGGACACGAAGGACTTATTGTAATCCCTGAGAGCTAAAATCCTTTGTGTCGATTCAGTATTTGAGCCTTGCAGCACAATTAAAGGCTAAATAGTAaggctttttttaaaactaacATTGTTTTCCTTTTAGAAATGATTCGGGAGCTGAAGTCTCAAACAATGAACTTGATAAAGAGTGGGCGACAGCGAGTGATCAACTGTTTGAGTTGGGAGAGGAAAGAGGCGAAGAGGACATCCCACCAAGGGATATGCCAGCCTCTACGGCGCTGGAGACACTGGGATGGAGATCAGATACTCcccttaaaaaaattctgtcttgGTATGACATAGATTTTGAATATGGCGAAAGCGAAAAAGAAACCTCTCTGAACAACATGGGCATTCCAGGCGAAGATTCATTTATCACGGACCAGAGAGGAGTGTGGTCTCTCTTTCGTGACTTCTATTCCAGTTTTCCAGAAAAAATTTTATTAAACCAAACAGTGATCAAGATTAAATACGGAGACGAAAGCGTCGAAGTCACCACGGATGAGGGAAACACATATATTGCCGATTATGCATTGTGCACTTTCAGCACCGGAGTGTTGAGTAGTGGTATGGTGACATTCGATCCCGATCTGCCCGACTGGAAAAAAGAAGCCATTTTTCGATTGAGGTTGGTTCACTATACCAAGATTTTTCTCAAGTTCCCAAGAGATTTCTGGGACGACTCCGAATACATCTTGCACGTTTCACAAGAGCGCACCCGCTATTTTCCAGTCTTCCAAGACCTCGATCGCCCTGATATTTTCAACGGATCGACTTTACTGCTTGCCACTGTGACAGGAGAGGAGGCACTGAGAATTGAGGAACAGGGTGACTCTAAAACTATGGACGAAGTCATGCAAGTGCTTCGAAACATGTATGGAGATGGCATACCAAATGCTACAGGTACGTATCAATCTCGTACCCGGTATCAAAGTGTAGACACGGTAATAATGAAGTTCACTTGAGTCTCAAGTGTATGTAGCGCTGGGGCACTCATTAACGACACTAGATATAAACCAACTCAACTCATATCAAACGTAGGTTGGTTTtggaggagaggagaaaaccggaatacccagagaaaaacctctcggggcAGGAACGAGAATGAACGAGCGCAGGAGCCCACGAGtaggagcgagcaactcccatatattcctatcacggcgttttcacagaccgatttatttttagattgaatttcccgcgaatgagactcccgcaggagcccgatgaccaatcacaggaaactaacttgacgtcatagcgtcaccgaaccggaactgcctttgttgttttgcggcaaaggtagtccaaaaatagattggtctgtaaaaatgccgtgacataggcttagtatgcaagggtttcaataacttctgaaatagccgtccttgatagcccattgaaggcggcagtttgacaagttcataatagcatttttagtgaaaatcaaggcaaactagccggcggtgtgacgcaaagcaggcggcggtataccgccggtaaccggcttctattgaaacccctgagtaTGGAAGTTGCTCGCTCCTACTCATGCGTATTGCGGTATTGGGGAGTTTAACGAAATCGTGagcctcaaaatataactttcaaCGTTCGTAagtcttttgcgattattccacctCGTTCACGTAGTAGAAAGTGGACGAAGCGAcctgaaaataaattggtaagtgctagcggtttcagagtaagaaTAGAAAATAAAAGATTCGCCTTTgtatgctcgcgttgtcgttaaaaacctcaaatttggtgattttggGCCGTTGTTGTGCAAAGTAccgctaaaatgcgtgctgcacgtgcagcacgatcattttccctcttttaaccaattatATTACTGTTTTGTAGCGTTTTCCTCGACGTCGCCGTCTTCAGATCTTAATGTCCCTATTTAATGTAGTTGGCACCACGACAGATTGGTCATTGAAATGACTTCGGCTCTCTTCGTAAAAGTAAAATCGAACTAGTTAACTTCACGCAAATATTTATCACTTCGAAGTTATTTTCGATGATGTCGTTGATTAACACGGAAAGTCTCTTTTCCTCCTCTATTTGACAGCTACTCAACAACCAGAAATTACTATTTTGCTAAATCCAAGCTGTGCAGTGCATTTTGCTCAACAAGTGAaatctgtttcttttttgtttgttcaagAAATCGTGCTAAACAAGTGGTCACAGAACCCATACGTCAGGGGCTCCTGGTCTGATCCAGTTATTGGAACTGATTCCTCTGTTCACGCCAATATGGCTGGTCGGCTAAAGAACTTGTTCTTCGCCGGAGAGGCTACAGATGGAGATTGGTATGGTTTTATTCAAGGCGCATACTACAGTGGACTGAAGGGAGCCAATGAAATCGCCAGTTGTATCCAGGGAAAGAAGTGTGACGCATACCAACCAACCACAGGGTTACCAGTAATCGTCAAAGGCCGCCCAAGCGACGCGTCTTACAGGAAACCTCGACCAATCAGCGTAATGTCTTCGGCTCTAATCTTTCTTTATTGTTTCTTAAGTATCGCAAGTAATCCTTAGCCAAGTGGGTGAGGCTCCGGCTTTAGCTTTTTAGAGTGGGGAGGGTCGTAGGGTCACAGAGAATATAACTTTCGTTTAGAGCCACGGACGAAAACCGGAAGTAAACAGTTCGAATGCAAGGCAGGAGCCTATGACTAAGAGCGAAAACCAGTCCTACATTCCTGTCACCGCTTTTTtaacagaccgatttatttttagatataaTTTCCCGCGAAcgagactcccgcaggagcctgATGCTGTATGACGAAAAACTATCTTGtagtcatagcgtcaccgaaccggaacttcCTTTGCTCCTTACGGAAAAGATAGTCttaaaatagatcggtctgtaaaaatgccgtgacataagCTTATtatgggagttgttcgctccgAGACATGGGCTCCCGTGCCAAGACAGAGTCTCTCCCAGATTCCTAAAATGATCgtctctaatagagaaaagatacttattGTAAATGCGTCAGTGAAgacaagttttaaaatatccagctcacttccggttaccgTACGTGGTTCAAAAATGTCTCGTGCTTAAGCTTCCAAATAGGCCACTCCGGAGTTTCTCTTGGGGCTTACAagggtcccaagagaaaacaaaaacaatgcctatgcaaaatttggggggacaaacaaagagtattatggtattttccgaagtggcctatggCAGATGCACTCCTCgtccaaaaaccaaaaaaaacctAGAATAGAGACTGTCAACGTTGTTGCGAATGGCTGTCACAAGAAATTCAACAGGCACAAATAATCAAGCAGGGAACACAATTTTTCTAACTTAATCTAAATAATTTTCTGCGATGGCTGTAAGGTATAACAAGGGTATCACTGATGAATAAAAtcgtagggcatggagttcccggtgttgagGTCTTTCTTCTGTGGTTTATCatagttgggagggtaaatgctcgaaGATACTAGCGACGTCAAGccactctaaaatccgagggcaAATgaagatatgatgatgatgatgatgatgatgatgaactaaATTGAATCTCGACAAGAGTCCATTAGTCAAGAGTAAAactctggtatcaggttt
The Montipora capricornis isolate CH-2021 chromosome 10, ASM3666992v2, whole genome shotgun sequence genome window above contains:
- the LOC138019854 gene encoding uncharacterized protein, whose amino-acid sequence is MIMTMMLKSIIVLCLSIDLTAAASQGRKKVLILGAGASGITAAKTLYDQGIKDFLVLEGQNYIGGRIKQTPFAGMKVELGANWIHFTDEEDNPLIPLKNKANLTSIPANYADRTIRNDSGAEVSNNELDKEWATASDQLFELGEERGEEDIPPRDMPASTALETLGWRSDTPLKKILSWYDIDFEYGESEKETSLNNMGIPGEDSFITDQRGVWSLFRDFYSSFPEKILLNQTVIKIKYGDESVEVTTDEGNTYIADYALCTFSTGVLSSGMVTFDPDLPDWKKEAIFRLRLVHYTKIFLKFPRDFWDDSEYILHVSQERTRYFPVFQDLDRPDIFNGSTLLLATVTGEEALRIEEQGDSKTMDEVMQVLRNMYGDGIPNATEIVLNKWSQNPYVRGSWSDPVIGTDSSVHANMAGRLKNLFFAGEATDGDWYGFIQGAYYSGLKGANEIASCIQGKKCDAYQPTTGLPVIVKGRPSDASYRKPRPISVMSSALIFLYCFLSIASNP